The following proteins come from a genomic window of Maribacter sp. HTCC2170:
- a CDS encoding hydroxymethylglutaryl-CoA reductase, degradative: protein MKTPISGFSRLSKEEKIEWIAENYTHNSIETKNILKRYWNREKEVQKLHDEFIENTISNYYLPLGIAPNFLIDGQLMAIPMAIEESSVVAGASKAAKFWLDHGGFSTKVLGTEKIGQVHFIFKGNPKKLELFFNHILPILLEEAKPLTKNMEKRGGGITKIELRDKTAELENYYQLHCTFETLDAMGANFINSCLEQFALTFKTKALVFDQFEEHEKKIEIVMSILSNYVPNCLVRASVSCPVDELKVNSTIESQDFAEKFVRAIQIANVEPHRAVTHNKGIMNGIDAVVLATGNDFRAVEAGVHAYAAKNSSYKSLTHASIIDGIFSFWIEIPLALGTVGGLTNLHPLVKLALEILQRPSAKELMRIVAVAGLAQNFAAVSSLVTTGIQEGHMKMHLMNILNQLHATDKEKETIIDYFKNHPVTHSAVVEIFEKLRS from the coding sequence ATGAAAACTCCCATTTCGGGTTTCTCCAGACTATCCAAAGAAGAAAAAATTGAATGGATCGCCGAGAATTACACTCACAATTCTATTGAGACCAAAAACATTTTAAAACGTTATTGGAACCGTGAAAAAGAGGTGCAAAAATTACACGATGAATTCATAGAAAATACCATTTCAAATTATTATTTACCATTGGGCATCGCTCCTAATTTTTTAATCGATGGACAACTAATGGCCATACCAATGGCAATAGAAGAAAGCTCTGTTGTTGCAGGCGCGAGCAAAGCCGCAAAATTTTGGTTAGACCATGGAGGTTTTAGTACGAAGGTCCTTGGTACTGAAAAAATAGGACAGGTCCACTTTATTTTTAAAGGAAATCCCAAAAAACTGGAGCTATTCTTCAACCATATACTTCCTATATTACTTGAAGAAGCTAAACCTTTGACCAAAAACATGGAAAAAAGAGGGGGAGGAATCACTAAAATTGAGTTGCGAGATAAAACTGCCGAGTTAGAGAATTATTATCAACTTCATTGCACTTTTGAGACACTTGATGCCATGGGTGCAAACTTCATCAATTCGTGTCTTGAGCAATTTGCTTTGACCTTCAAAACAAAAGCATTGGTTTTTGATCAGTTTGAAGAACATGAAAAGAAGATTGAGATTGTCATGAGTATTCTTTCAAACTATGTTCCCAATTGCTTAGTGAGGGCAAGTGTAAGCTGTCCTGTAGATGAATTAAAAGTAAACTCAACGATTGAGTCTCAAGATTTTGCGGAGAAATTTGTAAGGGCCATTCAAATTGCAAATGTAGAACCCCATAGGGCGGTTACACACAACAAAGGCATCATGAACGGTATTGATGCAGTAGTACTTGCCACTGGTAACGACTTTAGAGCAGTTGAGGCAGGTGTTCATGCTTATGCTGCTAAAAATAGCTCTTATAAGAGCCTCACTCATGCCTCTATTATAGATGGAATATTTAGCTTCTGGATTGAAATACCCCTTGCACTAGGTACCGTTGGCGGGTTGACAAATTTGCATCCCTTGGTAAAATTAGCACTTGAAATTCTTCAGAGACCTTCTGCAAAGGAATTGATGCGTATAGTAGCTGTCGCAGGTCTGGCACAAAACTTCGCTGCGGTCAGTTCTCTGGTTACAACAGGTATTCAAGAAGGTCATATGAAAATGCATTTGATGAATATCTTGAACCAATTACATGCGACAGATAAAGAAAAAGAAACGATAATCGATTATTTTAAAAATCACCCGGTGACCCATAGTGCAGTTGTCGAAATCTTTGAAAAGTTAAGGAGCTAA
- a CDS encoding ComEC/Rec2 family competence protein, with protein MNLLKFVPIKLTILLVFGILIGYNFNLNFKFAFLALLISTLSLGLVFLKTKDNSRYLFGSLAVLTTILLGITISAQAKPGSYSHHYSNYAIDNQVSLVLKIQEKLKPTDFSLRYIAKVQHYEGKKAVGKLLLNCTVDPKYSSLEVDDELMVLSEIVEINSPLNPHQFNYKKYLEQKGIAHQLNLSQNNHFFLKSNTRTIKGLASEIRNKIILKLNSAGFDQDELSIIQALFLGHRDDISQTTYSNYKDAGAVHILAVSGLHIGILLLFLQFLLQPLERLPKGKSIKLMLIVIFLWGFAFLAGLSASVVRAVTMFSFVAYAMYLNRPQNTFNILALSMFFILLVFNPLLVFDVGFQMSYAAVFAIVWIYPLLQRFWYPKNWLLNKGWQLLSVSIAAQIGVVPISLYYFHQFPGLFFISNLVIVPFLGLILGLGIMVIALILLDFAPNSLIELYNLLIGVMNSVIAWVSQQETFILKNISFDFVQLLLTYALIFSLIIALTKPTFRKMAAFLTCIVLLQGWSIYTLNKTSNKEALIIGHQTKNSILSHQKGNELDVFSSDSIAAMRIVNNYQITERIDQIKHQGIENSFSYKNKKILVIDSTGVFANGIKTVDYLLLTKSPKINLDRILDSLQPKMLIADGSNYKTYIERWKRTCINKKLPFHYTGEKGAYFLD; from the coding sequence ATGAATTTGTTGAAATTCGTTCCCATTAAACTAACCATATTATTGGTTTTTGGTATTCTAATAGGTTACAATTTCAACTTAAATTTCAAATTTGCTTTTCTGGCATTACTAATCAGCACCCTTTCTTTAGGTTTAGTATTCTTGAAAACAAAAGACAATAGCCGCTACCTATTTGGAAGCTTAGCTGTCCTTACGACCATACTTTTGGGGATTACTATTTCAGCACAAGCCAAACCAGGAAGTTATTCCCATCATTACTCAAACTATGCTATAGATAACCAAGTAAGTTTAGTTCTTAAAATCCAAGAGAAACTGAAACCTACAGACTTTTCTTTACGATATATTGCAAAAGTCCAACACTATGAGGGCAAAAAAGCCGTAGGAAAATTGCTGTTGAACTGCACAGTTGATCCTAAATACAGTTCACTTGAAGTAGATGATGAATTGATGGTTTTGTCCGAAATTGTTGAGATTAATTCCCCGCTGAATCCACACCAATTCAACTACAAAAAATATCTCGAACAAAAGGGTATAGCACATCAATTGAACCTAAGCCAAAACAATCATTTTTTCCTTAAATCCAATACAAGAACAATAAAAGGATTGGCATCGGAGATACGAAATAAAATAATTTTAAAACTTAATTCTGCAGGGTTTGATCAAGATGAATTAAGTATTATCCAAGCCTTGTTCCTTGGCCATCGGGATGATATTTCACAAACCACCTATTCTAATTACAAAGATGCGGGCGCTGTTCACATATTGGCTGTATCTGGACTTCACATTGGTATTTTACTATTGTTTCTTCAATTTCTATTACAGCCATTGGAAAGATTACCAAAAGGAAAGTCTATTAAACTAATGCTGATTGTGATATTTCTTTGGGGATTTGCCTTTTTGGCAGGCTTGTCGGCCTCTGTTGTGCGAGCTGTTACCATGTTCTCCTTTGTCGCATATGCTATGTATTTAAACCGTCCTCAAAACACTTTTAACATTTTGGCCCTATCAATGTTTTTCATTCTATTGGTATTTAATCCCCTCTTGGTCTTCGATGTTGGGTTTCAAATGAGTTATGCTGCTGTATTTGCCATAGTTTGGATTTATCCCTTATTGCAAAGGTTCTGGTATCCCAAAAACTGGTTGTTGAACAAAGGTTGGCAATTACTCTCAGTAAGTATTGCCGCACAAATTGGTGTTGTACCTATAAGTCTCTATTATTTTCACCAATTTCCTGGGCTGTTTTTTATTTCCAACTTAGTAATTGTTCCATTTCTTGGACTAATCCTAGGATTAGGTATTATGGTCATTGCCCTAATACTACTGGATTTTGCTCCAAATTCTCTAATCGAGCTTTATAATTTATTGATTGGAGTGATGAATTCGGTTATAGCATGGGTATCGCAACAAGAAACCTTTATTTTAAAAAATATTTCCTTCGATTTTGTTCAACTGCTACTTACCTATGCCCTAATTTTTTCTTTAATAATTGCTTTGACAAAACCAACTTTTAGAAAAATGGCAGCTTTTCTTACTTGTATTGTCCTTTTACAAGGATGGTCAATTTATACATTAAATAAAACATCTAATAAAGAAGCTTTGATTATTGGACATCAAACTAAAAACTCTATTCTTAGTCATCAAAAAGGTAATGAATTGGATGTGTTTTCGTCGGACAGTATTGCGGCAATGAGGATTGTAAACAATTATCAAATCACTGAGAGAATTGACCAAATCAAACATCAAGGTATTGAGAATTCCTTTTCTTATAAAAACAAAAAAATTTTAGTGATAGATTCTACCGGAGTATTTGCAAATGGCATCAAAACTGTTGATTATTTGCTTCTTACCAAATCACCAAAAATAAACCTTGACCGAATTTTAGATTCGCTCCAACCTAAAATGCTTATAGCAGACGGAAGCAACTACAAAACCTATATTGAACGGTGGAAAAGGACTTGTATAAATAAAAAACTCCCTTTTCACTATACTGGCGAAAAGGGAGCATATTTTCTTGATTAA
- a CDS encoding peptide MFS transporter, with product MTAIDKPAEQKELFGHPVGLYVLFFTEMWERFSYYGMRAILVLYLVTKTTDSNPGLGWTNKEALVLYGWYTMLVYVASIPGGIIADRILGQKKAVIVGAILLVIGHSVLAIEQMWAFYTGLGFIIAGVGMLKPNISTMVGGLYKKGDIRRDKGFTIFYIGINVGAFLSSLIVGYVGEVYGWHYGFGLAGICMLFGLIQFVYGQKYLKGVGGYLGKSENEEDREALKRPLTKIEKDRVIVLILSFLMVIVFFGAFEQAGGLMNIYAKDYTNRMLMGWEVPASWFQSLNAFFIITLGTAVAAYWANRKLKGKEASSLFKMIMGLIIMGMGFLFMTAATAEYQGSGSSAMYWLVLAYLFHTVGELSLSPVSLSFVTKLAPAKYASLMMGLYFATTGLGNKVAGLLGESASEFGEYTVFTGIAVFCILFGLLIWLFIKKLKALTHGAEDNERKMTSEDLA from the coding sequence ATGACAGCAATTGATAAACCAGCAGAACAGAAAGAGCTTTTTGGGCATCCAGTAGGGCTTTATGTACTATTCTTTACTGAGATGTGGGAGCGTTTCTCTTATTACGGAATGAGAGCTATCCTCGTTCTATATTTGGTAACGAAAACCACAGACTCTAATCCGGGATTAGGTTGGACCAACAAAGAAGCACTCGTTCTTTACGGTTGGTATACTATGTTGGTTTATGTGGCCTCAATTCCAGGAGGTATTATTGCAGATAGGATACTTGGTCAAAAAAAGGCCGTAATAGTTGGGGCAATACTCTTGGTTATTGGGCACAGTGTATTGGCCATAGAGCAAATGTGGGCATTTTATACTGGTCTCGGTTTTATTATTGCCGGGGTTGGAATGCTTAAGCCAAACATTTCTACAATGGTTGGCGGACTTTATAAGAAAGGAGATATTAGGAGGGATAAAGGGTTTACCATTTTCTATATAGGTATTAACGTTGGTGCTTTCTTGTCCAGTTTAATTGTTGGCTATGTTGGTGAAGTTTATGGATGGCATTATGGATTTGGTCTTGCTGGTATTTGTATGCTTTTTGGTCTTATACAATTCGTTTATGGTCAAAAGTATCTCAAGGGAGTAGGTGGCTACCTAGGCAAATCAGAAAATGAGGAAGATAGAGAAGCGCTTAAAAGACCGCTCACCAAAATAGAGAAAGATAGGGTAATTGTATTGATTCTTTCCTTCCTTATGGTGATTGTGTTTTTTGGAGCTTTTGAGCAGGCAGGCGGTCTAATGAATATCTACGCTAAGGATTATACAAATAGAATGTTAATGGGATGGGAAGTTCCTGCTTCTTGGTTTCAATCATTAAATGCATTTTTTATCATAACCTTGGGTACTGCGGTGGCGGCCTATTGGGCAAATCGCAAACTGAAAGGAAAGGAAGCTTCTTCACTCTTCAAGATGATAATGGGTCTTATAATAATGGGTATGGGCTTCTTGTTTATGACAGCTGCAACAGCTGAATACCAAGGTTCAGGTTCATCGGCTATGTATTGGTTGGTTTTAGCATACTTGTTCCATACTGTAGGGGAGTTGAGTCTTTCGCCAGTATCTCTATCGTTCGTAACTAAATTAGCTCCAGCTAAATATGCATCTTTAATGATGGGTCTTTATTTTGCAACAACAGGTCTTGGAAACAAAGTTGCTGGTCTATTGGGAGAATCAGCGTCAGAATTTGGAGAATACACTGTTTTCACGGGTATTGCTGTTTTCTGTATTTTATTTGGTTTGCTAATATGGCTATTTATCAAAAAATTAAAGGCTTTAACGCATGGTGCTGAGGATAATGAACGAAAAATGACAAGTGAGGATTTGGCATAA
- a CDS encoding S9 family peptidase, which translates to MIKRHILLLFFVGLVTTVIAQQKKITVEEIYQGTFRTSGLEVLRSMKNGKQYTVLSRNQADKSTSIDKYDYKTLEKVETILSSANNDEIPAFSSYSFSKDENNILLATDIEPIFRHSTLGVFYVYNIVDGSVTRISEDKIQEPLLSPNGKQVAFVKNNNLYVFDIDSKQTKQITTDGVKNKIINGVTDWVYEEEFAFVRAFEWNSNGTKIAFLRFDETNVPEFSMDVYGAELYQKQNVFKYPKAGEENALITLHMYDTATASSAKIDLGNPYYIPRIKWMNNANSLSVTTLNRHQNHLKLIEVNAKENSVRLLMEERDKSYVDITDNLTFLPDDSFIWTSEQDGWNHIYRYSKEGPLMNQVTKGAWEVTNYYGYDPKKDKIYYQSTENGSINRGVYSISSSGKKKKELAVAAGTNSADFSSDFTYFINTFSSNSTPYRYTLNNTQTGKKIKEIKNNNDLLNRLKGYDVASREFSTISINGNDLNMYMLKPTDFDAAKKYPLFMYQYSGPGSQNVTNRWMGANDYWHQMLVSEGYIVVCVDGRGTGLKGRDFKKVTQKELGKFEVEDQISAAKKLSELSYIDEERTGIWGWSYGGFMSTNCLLKGNDVFEMAIAVAPVTSWRFYDTIYTERYMQTPQENASGYDDNSPFNYPELLKGKYLLIHGSGDDNVHVQNSMRMIEALIQANKQFDWAIYPDRNHGIYGGNTRIQLYNKMTKFVKDNL; encoded by the coding sequence ATGATTAAACGACACATTCTTTTGCTTTTTTTTGTTGGTTTGGTTACCACCGTTATTGCACAACAAAAAAAAATTACTGTAGAGGAAATTTATCAGGGAACGTTTAGAACTAGCGGGTTGGAAGTATTGCGATCTATGAAGAATGGTAAACAATATACGGTTTTAAGTCGCAACCAAGCAGATAAATCTACAAGTATTGACAAATATGATTACAAAACCTTGGAAAAGGTAGAGACGATTTTAAGTTCTGCGAATAACGACGAAATACCGGCCTTTAGTTCGTATTCTTTCAGTAAGGATGAGAACAATATACTTCTTGCTACAGATATTGAACCGATTTTTAGACACTCAACCTTGGGTGTCTTTTATGTTTATAACATAGTTGACGGTTCGGTAACCAGAATCTCAGAGGATAAAATTCAAGAGCCATTACTTTCACCTAATGGAAAGCAAGTGGCTTTTGTCAAGAACAATAATCTTTATGTTTTTGATATTGATTCTAAGCAAACCAAACAGATTACGACCGATGGTGTAAAAAATAAAATCATAAATGGTGTGACCGATTGGGTTTATGAAGAGGAGTTTGCTTTTGTTAGGGCTTTTGAATGGAATTCAAATGGTACAAAAATTGCCTTTTTGCGTTTTGACGAAACCAATGTTCCCGAGTTCTCAATGGATGTTTATGGAGCAGAATTATATCAAAAACAAAACGTATTCAAATACCCAAAAGCAGGAGAAGAAAATGCATTGATTACTCTTCATATGTACGATACGGCTACTGCTAGTTCCGCTAAAATAGATTTGGGAAATCCTTATTATATACCTCGTATTAAATGGATGAATAATGCCAATTCTCTAAGCGTAACAACTCTTAATCGGCATCAAAATCATTTAAAGTTGATTGAAGTAAATGCGAAGGAAAATTCAGTCCGTTTATTAATGGAAGAAAGGGATAAAAGCTATGTTGATATCACTGATAATTTAACATTTTTACCTGATGACAGCTTTATCTGGACCAGTGAACAAGACGGTTGGAACCACATATACAGGTATAGCAAAGAAGGGCCGTTGATGAATCAGGTAACTAAGGGAGCATGGGAGGTGACCAATTATTATGGCTATGACCCAAAAAAGGACAAAATATATTATCAGTCCACCGAAAATGGCTCAATTAACCGAGGAGTCTACAGCATATCAAGCTCAGGTAAAAAGAAAAAAGAACTTGCCGTTGCGGCAGGGACAAATTCTGCTGATTTTAGTTCAGATTTCACCTATTTTATAAACACTTTCTCTAGCAATAGTACTCCTTATAGATATACTTTGAACAACACCCAAACTGGTAAAAAGATAAAGGAAATTAAAAACAACAATGACTTGCTTAATAGGCTAAAAGGGTATGATGTTGCTTCAAGGGAATTTTCTACTATTTCAATCAACGGGAATGACTTGAACATGTATATGCTCAAGCCTACTGATTTTGACGCAGCAAAAAAATATCCATTGTTCATGTACCAGTATAGTGGTCCCGGTTCACAGAATGTGACCAACCGTTGGATGGGAGCCAATGATTATTGGCATCAAATGCTGGTTTCAGAAGGGTACATAGTTGTTTGTGTTGATGGACGTGGTACTGGCTTAAAAGGAAGGGATTTTAAAAAAGTAACTCAAAAAGAATTAGGAAAATTCGAGGTCGAAGATCAAATATCTGCTGCCAAGAAATTAAGTGAGTTATCCTATATAGATGAAGAGAGAACAGGAATTTGGGGTTGGAGTTATGGAGGCTTTATGTCTACGAACTGTCTTTTAAAGGGGAATGATGTATTTGAAATGGCCATTGCAGTAGCTCCAGTGACCTCATGGCGTTTTTATGATACCATTTACACAGAGCGTTATATGCAGACCCCTCAAGAAAATGCCTCTGGGTATGATGATAATTCACCTTTCAATTACCCTGAATTGCTAAAAGGTAAATATTTGTTGATTCATGGATCTGGAGATGACAATGTACATGTACAAAACAGCATGCGAATGATTGAGGCATTGATTCAGGCGAATAAACAATTCGACTGGGCAATTTACCCAGACCGTAATCATGGTATTTACGGCGGTAACACCAGAATACAGTTGTACAACAAAATGACCAAATTTGTAAAAGATAATCTATAA
- a CDS encoding C40 family peptidase, producing MNRILPLFLLFIFLGGCIAKKRTTYSKERKVTVEASDTPSTIAEDSTLVNIQPKENIKTNSKANDIINTALTFSGVRYKYGGTTKKGMDCSGLLYVSFKEHDVSIPRVSHEMANKGKRIRVNQVEKGDLLFFKTTRRGKKINHVGMVVTVENNEIKFIHASSSRGVIVSSLREGYWNYAFVKATRIL from the coding sequence ATGAATCGAATACTTCCATTATTCTTACTCTTTATTTTTTTAGGTGGCTGTATTGCCAAAAAAAGGACGACCTATAGCAAAGAACGAAAGGTTACCGTTGAGGCCTCAGATACGCCCTCGACTATTGCTGAAGATTCAACATTAGTTAATATTCAACCAAAAGAAAACATTAAAACAAATTCGAAAGCCAATGACATTATCAATACGGCATTGACCTTTTCTGGAGTACGATATAAATACGGTGGCACCACAAAAAAGGGAATGGATTGTTCTGGTTTATTGTATGTGTCATTTAAAGAACACGATGTTTCTATTCCTAGAGTTTCACACGAAATGGCCAACAAAGGCAAACGTATTCGCGTTAACCAAGTTGAAAAAGGAGACCTTCTTTTTTTCAAAACCACAAGAAGAGGAAAAAAAATAAATCATGTAGGCATGGTAGTAACCGTCGAAAACAACGAAATAAAATTTATTCATGCCTCTTCATCTAGAGGTGTAATTGTGTCTTCTTTAAGAGAAGGTTATTGGAATTATGCCTTCGTGAAAGCTACAAGAATCCTATAA
- the lpxB gene encoding lipid-A-disaccharide synthase: protein MKYYIIAGEASGDLHGSNLIKALKKKDSSADIRCWGGDLMQNSGGKLVKHYKEMAFMGFLEVILNLNKIFKNIKFCKSDIGEFNPDVIVFIDYSGFNLRIAEWAKQNNFKTNYYISPQIWASREGRIAKIKRDIDAIYVILPFEKEFYEKKHGFPVHFVGHPLIDAISERKTIDEKQFREENSLDTNKPIIALLPGSRKQEVQKMLLTMLSVINDYPQHQFVIAGAPSLERDFYNTFLEDFNVGFVNDKTYDLLNISHAALVTSGTATLETALFKVPQVVCYKANWISYQIAKRIITLDFISLVNLIMKKEVVKELIQGELSSKNLKKELDLILAGPTRDKQLESYDSLTKKLGGKGASEKAAKLIVENA from the coding sequence ATGAAATACTACATTATCGCAGGCGAAGCATCGGGCGATCTTCACGGATCTAACTTAATCAAGGCCTTGAAAAAGAAGGATTCAAGTGCCGATATCAGGTGTTGGGGTGGTGATTTGATGCAAAACTCGGGCGGTAAACTAGTAAAGCATTATAAGGAAATGGCATTTATGGGGTTTTTGGAAGTTATTCTGAACCTCAATAAAATCTTTAAAAACATTAAGTTTTGCAAATCGGATATTGGGGAGTTTAATCCTGATGTGATTGTTTTTATTGATTATTCCGGATTCAATCTTAGAATAGCCGAATGGGCCAAACAAAACAATTTTAAAACAAATTATTATATATCTCCACAGATTTGGGCATCGCGGGAAGGACGTATTGCCAAAATAAAAAGAGATATCGATGCTATCTATGTCATCCTTCCGTTTGAAAAAGAGTTTTACGAGAAAAAACATGGTTTTCCTGTTCATTTTGTAGGCCATCCGCTAATCGATGCTATTTCAGAACGAAAGACCATCGATGAAAAACAATTTAGAGAAGAGAATAGTCTTGACACCAACAAACCAATTATTGCCTTACTCCCTGGGAGCAGAAAACAAGAAGTGCAAAAAATGCTTCTTACAATGCTTTCGGTAATCAATGATTATCCTCAACATCAATTTGTAATTGCTGGCGCTCCCAGTCTAGAACGGGATTTTTATAACACTTTCTTAGAGGATTTCAACGTTGGCTTTGTAAATGACAAAACATATGACCTTTTGAATATATCCCATGCGGCTTTGGTAACCAGTGGCACAGCAACCTTGGAAACTGCACTTTTTAAAGTTCCACAAGTAGTCTGTTACAAGGCAAATTGGATTTCTTATCAAATCGCCAAACGCATAATCACATTGGATTTTATTTCCTTAGTGAATTTAATCATGAAAAAAGAGGTGGTGAAGGAGCTGATTCAAGGTGAACTGAGTTCAAAAAACCTTAAAAAAGAATTGGATTTAATCCTTGCCGGACCAACACGTGATAAACAATTGGAGTCCTACGATTCATTGACCAAGAAACTTGGTGGAAAGGGCGCAAGTGAAAAGGCTGCCAAGCTAATTGTAGAAAATGCTTAA
- the surE gene encoding 5'/3'-nucleotidase SurE codes for MDKPLILVTNDDGITAPGLRSLVRFMAEIGDVVVVAPDSPQSGMGHAITLDSTLYSSKIEIDSNDGVIAEYSCSGTPADCVKLGLQELLDRKPDICISGINHGSNSSINVIYSGTMSAAIEAGIEGVPAIGFSLCDYSWNADFEATGEAVKSIVLEALKNGMPKGVVLNVNIPKLPKEELKGIKICRQARANWKEKFDKRKNPMGKDYYWLTGEFELLDKGEDTDEWALANGYVSVVPTQFDLTAHHAIQHINNWNLNEY; via the coding sequence ATGGATAAACCGCTTATTCTGGTAACAAATGATGATGGGATTACCGCTCCTGGACTAAGGTCTTTGGTGCGTTTTATGGCGGAAATAGGGGATGTTGTCGTTGTAGCTCCTGATAGTCCACAATCAGGTATGGGTCATGCTATTACCTTGGATAGTACTTTATATTCCTCCAAAATTGAAATAGACTCTAATGATGGCGTCATTGCCGAATATAGTTGCAGTGGAACTCCCGCAGATTGTGTCAAATTGGGTTTACAGGAGTTATTGGACCGCAAACCCGATATTTGTATCAGCGGTATCAATCATGGGTCAAATTCATCCATAAATGTGATTTATTCTGGAACTATGAGTGCGGCCATTGAAGCTGGTATAGAAGGTGTGCCCGCCATAGGCTTCTCCTTATGTGATTACAGTTGGAACGCCGATTTCGAAGCTACCGGCGAGGCGGTAAAGAGTATTGTTCTGGAAGCATTGAAAAATGGTATGCCCAAGGGTGTTGTTCTTAATGTAAACATTCCCAAATTGCCAAAAGAAGAATTGAAGGGAATAAAAATCTGTAGACAGGCTAGAGCCAATTGGAAAGAAAAATTTGATAAAAGAAAAAATCCAATGGGGAAAGATTACTACTGGTTAACAGGTGAATTTGAATTGTTGGACAAAGGTGAAGATACCGATGAATGGGCTCTGGCAAATGGATATGTTTCCGTAGTACCCACGCAATTTGACCTTACCGCCCACCATGCCATTCAACATATAAATAATTGGAATTTAAATGAATACTAA